From the Cucumis sativus cultivar 9930 chromosome 5, Cucumber_9930_V3, whole genome shotgun sequence genome, the window tttcaaagaaacaaatttgttttgattttgaaaattaggtaTATATTTTGGTGCATTACAATTATTTGCATCTTTTCCttaggaaaacaaaatttaaaattttactcaaattaaaaaaaaaaaaacaacttttgaatttttttctaaaattttaatttggttttttaaatcACTTGTACAAGTATGgtctataaacttaatttttaaataaacaaaataaaataattatcaaacaaagaaattattaGTGCAcggttaaattacaaatttctctatatattttgaagaaaaattaaatatgatgtttataatttaaaaagttaacataaattttttccttaccataaaaattattaactattttataCCCGACAATAAGGTTATTTTTTGCATTCAACTAAGTGTATGAACTCCGAGCAAGAGTCTAACTATTGGGATGAATAAAATGAGTTTTCAATTAAAGTATCGGTTTTCTTacttattttgtatttcaacTATTGATCCGCATGATTAACTAAAGGCCTACTTATAATCAGATTACTAGAAATACAACGTCCGTTGAGACGCATGGAAgcgaaacaaaaataatatcgtaaaacatgaaaacaaaataatattacattgAAAAGATATGAATTAAACGTGTttacaattataaatttaaatttaaattacaaatttcgAACTCATTCTAACATAAACTATCTAAACTCTTATAACAATACAAATTAAGTCTTGaagtaaatttataatttaaactaagtTTACATTTATCATAAAgttttaattctaaatttaattgaaaaatatccTCACCTCAATCTTCTTCTCAACCCCTTCACAAATCGGACGCTCTGCTCTCTCTCTCCGCCCCCTAACTGACCACCGGCCGCCGTTTCTCTCCATCTCCGGCATTATTCCGGGATCGGTATCTCCTGTCTCTTAAGAAACCGATCTCTTCATAGAATCACAGCAACCACCAGTAAGTCCTTACAAATAGAATAATCGGAAGCATTTCTAAGAATTTTACTTCAATTGAGAGTATGATTAGAGAATGTTTTTGGGTCCTTTAGTTTTGTCTTACTTGATCAATTGATCGATTCAACACTCTTTTGTGAATCGTATTGTACAAGTCAGTTTGGAGATTATAtgtgtaattttcttttgtttgttccGCACTATCAGTGTATTCGATTCTCGAGAATCTCCTCTTTTGTCTTTGGAGTTTTTAACATTTCCTCTGTCGACATTGATGCAGAATGCAGAATAAAGTGGTAATGGCGGAAAGTGGTTGTAACATTTTATAGACCATCCATATCAGAATTTCACAATTTCGTTTTCTTTTGGGTTCAAATTCAAACCTACTTGcgaatttaatttatgatggTTGTGCAGAGGCTCTAGAGGTATGGTTTGTGGAATTCCTTTGTTATCTTCATTGATCTCAATCAAATATGCATGTAAAAACGTAGAGTTTGTGAAATTGTTATGTCTTCACCTTTCTGTTATCGACGTCGAGCTTGAATTTGCTTAGAAGCAATTGTATCTGCTTCATCCGAAGAAATTTAATCTTGAAAGCTTGGATGTTTCGAAAGAAATCCATTATTATCGAGCTTCTGCGTCTATACTTCCTTTTAGGGATTTCTGGGTTGTTTCCCAATTGCCAATGCATGGATAATTGATCGAATTTAGATATTAAGTTGTATGTTAAACTATTTCTGGGTAATTGCCAGTTCACCCGgtgattacttttttttttttctctctcttttttctcttgaGCTAAATTGTGTATAGGACCTATTTGATAGCCATTTTTAGTCATCTTTTGTCAAGATATAAGTTTGTTTGTTCATAATCCCTTTTATATTCTATCAACGTGTTtagcaattttaaaatttaaaattagtattttgaaaagaaaaaaaaaatcgaaattTGGCTAAGATTACTAAAGAGTTTTCTTGATAAAGGAgtttaaaagtgaaaaaaaaaaggacaaacaCGATAAGATTGCAATTAAACAAAAGTGAACTTCTCGTCGAATAAGgcttcaattttcatttgtatCTATTTTGGGTTTGATTCATGCAACTCTTTTAATTGACATCATGTTCTTAAACTTTTCTGACATatatgaagaaggaaaaagttaACTCAAATACCAAGATTGTGCAACCATGTTTATATCCCAGCAGCCAAAGAAAAGAGTGGCGTTTGTGCTTATCGATGGGTTGGGTGATGTCTCAATACCAAAATTTGGATTCAAAACTCCTCTGCAAGTGGCCAAAGTTCCTAACTTGGATGCAATTGCCTCTGCTGGTGCTAATGGTCTCATGGACCCTGTCGAAGTAGGGTTGGGTTGTGGAAGTGACACAGCTCATCTTTCTCTCTTGGGCTACGACCCTAGAGTATATTATAGAGGTCGAGGTGCATTCGAGTCTATGGGAGCCGGATTGGCTATGTCACCTGGAGACATTGCATTTAAGGTGGGTTTCTCTACTTCCATTCCCTAATTTATATTCCTTCCCACCTTTTACCGTTTATCACAGCTCGGATGCATATAAGTTAGAAacattgtaatattttgttggcTTAGGTTTTcagtgaaaagaaaacagtgATTATTTGTTTAGCCGGATGTTTTCTCTTTAACTTAGAGCCTGAACTCAAATGTGTGAAGGAAATTTTATGCAAATATGATTTGTTCAGATAAAACCTATTATTTAGCATGACAATAAATGCTTTTTATTTCTCATAGTTTAATCAATGTTTAACGTCATCGTGCATTTAACTTACTCAATTTTTTGTGTAGAAAAAAGACACGTTTTTTAGGAGAATTTTGGTAACAGAATCATATAATGAAAATCCGGCCTCCATctctgtcttttttttttttttttttttttgtggaatTGGGACTTCTTTGTTTTGGAGTAGTAGTGTGCTTACGACCTTACTTGAACCCTATTTGTTCTATAGGTTGTACAACTGTGTCCTTGAGTTGTAAGAAGTAGTAGTGTGCTTCTTTCGAACTCCTTCCACGTGCCTGCAGTTTCAACTATTTTGCTCAAAACCACATCCTGTTCTTCCCACtgcttttattatttcatattctCCATTCTTCTTGCTATCTTCATTGGGAAATTTGGACCCCAAATTAACTTTTGGCTTCACAATTGCAGTCAAACTTTGCTACATTGGACGAGAAAACAGGAATAGTAACCAGTAGGAGGGCTGACAGGCACTTTGAGGAGGAAGGGCCAATATTATGTGCAGCACTTGACAGAATGAAGATACCAAGTTTCCCAGAGTATGAAGTTAGAGTCAGGTAGTTTGTACTCCTTACTTTATTAAAATCATCAAAGGTTTCATCCTGTCGATAACCATACTTTATTTGGAAGCATTTCATTATATCAACTCATTCTGGTactagaaaattgaaatttaagcAACTGTTCTCGTTACAAAGTTGTTGGAGAAGTTCTGTAAGGGGTCTAGTTAAGAGATATATGGGGTTATCAGTAGAGTATTTGTATGATTAGTAGAAGAGGAATATTGGTAATTAGATAGTGAAGTTGGTTGGGgctttttagttataaataggAGAGGGGTTGGGCAAGGGTAAGAAGAATTTTGTGGCGAGTTCCTAATTGGTAAAATTTGGGTGAGGATTTTCAGCCCTCTAGAATGTGCTGACTGTATTGTAATTTCTTCTTGATATTGCAAATTGCAATAATATCTATATTTTAGTGTTCTTTGGTGTGTTCTTTGTGTTCTTGGGTCTTCTTGTTAGGTGGTATCCCAACAACTCCAAATGGATTCTAAGCTCGTAaatctgaaaaagaaaattatcgTAATAGACCCAATGACTTCAGTGGTAAAGGGTCGTCGAGATTTTCAAATCTCACATGCCCATATTATTTGTTCACGactttaaatttcaaaggCAGATAATAAGATTTatctcattttccttttcctttttcattttcttttttctttctccctgTTAGGTATGCCACAGAGCATAGGTGTGGTGTGGTTGTGAAAGGACCCAATTTGAGTGGCAATATTTCGGGAACAGACCCTTTGAAGGACAACCGCTTACTTTTGCAAGCAGAGGCTTTAGATGATTCTGAGGAAGCAAAGCTTACTGCAGCTGTTGTTAATGAGTTGTCCAAGGAAATATCGCGAATCCTAGTCTCTCACCCAATAAATGCAAAGCGTGCAGCAGAAGGGAAAAACATAGCCAACCTCGTTCTTTTACGAGGTTGTGGTATTCGAATTGAGGTTggttcttttatatatttctccTATGCTATTTGCTCTGAGTTTTCATTCATAGGATTGCAGTGTTGATGTTCATGCGTCCTTTTGCTTGGCTGCACCATGTGTTGATTCATCTCACATGAAAAGATATATTCTGCCATTGTATCTTCGACCGTTTACATTAGGTTGCAATTCAATGTGAAACTTATGCACTTGAAAAGCTTGTATAATTCGAATCTGGTAGAAAACTTGGGATCTCATTGAGGTCTTCTGTTACTGAGATGTTATCCATGCAGGAAGTGCGTTGATGAACTTCAATGAACGAACTCGTTCTCACAATTTACACTCTGCATAACAGGTTCCTCCATTTGAGAAGAAACATGGTTTATGGCCATGCATGGTGGCACCCACTAAAATTATTGCTGGTCTGGGCTTATCACTAGGAATTGATATCCTAGATGCTCCAGGAGCAACTGGAGATTATCGAACGCTCTTAACCTCGAAAGCTACTGCAATAGCAAAGGGCCTGTCAGCTCCTTTGCAATCCAGTCCCAATGTTTTTGTGCCAGGAGAAGATGAACTCAAACCAGGTCGAGCAGATGGTTACGATTTTGGGTTCCTTCACGTTAAGGTCGGTTCACTTTTTCCTCAACTGCTAAAAAATATGTCCATTAGTGGATAAATTTTTaaacccccccccccccccccccccccccggATAGAAGTTCTTGTTACAGAAGCAATTGTTCTCTCTAGAACTATTTTTGGaacttatttttgtaattcctaatgtcatataattatataaaataatgtgtGTTTAGTAATTCGTAAtgtcatataattatataaaataatgtgtgtacatatatataaa encodes:
- the LOC101219404 gene encoding uncharacterized protein LOC101219404, with the protein product MFISQQPKKRVAFVLIDGLGDVSIPKFGFKTPLQVAKVPNLDAIASAGANGLMDPVEVGLGCGSDTAHLSLLGYDPRVYYRGRGAFESMGAGLAMSPGDIAFKSNFATLDEKTGIVTSRRADRHFEEEGPILCAALDRMKIPSFPEYEVRVRYATEHRCGVVVKGPNLSGNISGTDPLKDNRLLLQAEALDDSEEAKLTAAVVNELSKEISRILVSHPINAKRAAEGKNIANLVLLRGCGIRIEVPPFEKKHGLWPCMVAPTKIIAGLGLSLGIDILDAPGATGDYRTLLTSKATAIAKGLSAPLQSSPNVFVPGEDELKPGRADGYDFGFLHVKAIDDAGHDKATIFKVKGMEAVDRAIGQLAKLLWKAESSGNFQYYLCVTGDHSTPVEYGDHSFEPVPFTMCRLKDFVGAVGGESVIDAISLDPFPLPTVVPGEDLEWRERHKMEEERNKEGQAFGGDSVCEFDEISAAKGCLGRFPGGEMMGIIKKFLKLDA